A window of Mangifera indica cultivar Alphonso chromosome 11, CATAS_Mindica_2.1, whole genome shotgun sequence contains these coding sequences:
- the LOC123228744 gene encoding putative pentatricopeptide repeat-containing protein At1g12700, mitochondrial: MFLKTSLVSSKSSFNVRFSSSSILSSLSQNQHTKSPPKHISTLKHHSQLYNFLRVNCRSGNFSLDEAFDSFNYMIHMHPTPAMSSFSILFSALVKKKHFDQLLVMYTRFISAGLLPDFFILNILIDCLSKMARDSDGFVVLGSILRRGFHPNASTFNRLINGLCMAGKIKKAIEFFRKMVSVGCRPDVVTVGTLITGLCRTGNVTVALQLFEEMNKGNGEFGVICKPNIVCYTTIIDGLCKYGLVDKAKKLFSEMKTKGINPNVITYTTLIYGLCNTSNWEEAKTLFIEMLEEGVKPNVVTFNVVIDKLCINGKMDEANGLFQLMINRGVCPNTITYNTLLSGFCLAGQIDDARRLFDSMASMGCKPDVFSYNILMDGLCLTNKIDDAKLVLASILSMGCTPDVVSFNTLINWYCKNKKIDEALNLYEEMTSGGVRPDVVTYSTLLSGFFMNGNVGHAKKLFGKMQLSNLPPDLFTYNILIDGYCKNGCVLEAVELFHTLINRNIQPNITTFNCLINGLCKTGRLNIAWEMFNGFCKEGKLEMASKWFSDTEQNGVAPDLVTFKTLMSGFLQNNETFKVAELLHKMKERNVKPDASIGSIILDLLGKHEDYREENTDEDALKVVDGLAPKATDQNDAIEKWNLYFFGKMNPLDEASSKKLVVADAKLNFDDDAAFLVEGYLTCDPSLEGP; this comes from the exons atgtttcttaaaacttcacttgtttcttcaaaatcatctttcaatgttagattttcatcttcatctattcttTCTTCACTTTCCCAAAATCAACACACCAAATCACCACCCAAACACATCTCCACTCTTAAGCACCATtctcaactttataatttccttcGTGTAAACTGCAGGTCAGGTAACTTTTCTCTTGATGAAGCTTTTGATtccttcaattatatgattcatatgCACCCAACTCCTGCTATGTCTTCCTTCagtattttgttttctgcacttgttaagaaaaaacattttgatcaaCTTCTTGTGATGTACACGAGATTCATTTCAGCTGGGTTGTTGCcggatttctttattttgaatattttaattgattgcttAAGCAAAATGGCACGCGATTCTGATGGTTTTGTAGTTCTTGGGAGTATTCTTAGGAGGGGTTTTCACCCAAACGCTTCGACTTTTAACAGGCTGATTAATGGTCTTTGTATGGCGGGCAAGATTAAGAAGGccattgaattttttaggaaaatggTTTCGGTTGGTTGTAGACCGGATGTGGTTACAGTTGGGACTTTGATTACTGGGTTGTGTAGAACTGGTAATGTCACTGTTGCGCTtcagttgtttgaagaaatgaataaagGGAATGGTGAATTTGGTGTCATTTGTAAGCCTAATATTGTTTGCTATACTACAATTATTGATGGTCTTTGCAAATATGGGTTAGTAGACAAGGCAAAGAAACTGTTTTCAGAAATGAAGACCAAGGGCATTAATCCAAACGTGATTACTTACACCACTCTAATTTATGGTTTGTGTAATACATCTAATTGGGAGGAGGCTAAAACTTTGTTTATAGAGATGTTGGAGGAAGGTGTAAAACCTAATGTGGTGACATTTAACGTGGTAATTGATAAGCTCTGTATCAATGGAAAGATGGACGAAGCCAATGGGTTGTTCCAACTAATGATTAATAGAGGTGTTTGTCCCAACACAATAACTTATAACACACTTTTGAGTGGTTTTTGCTTGGCAGGTCAAATTGATGATGCTAGAAGGCTATTTGATTCCATGGCAAGTATGGGGTGTAAGCCTGATGTTTTTAGCTACAATATTTTGATGGATGGTTTAtgcttgacaaataaaattgatgatgctaaGTTAGTTTTAGCCTCAATATTGAGTATGGGATGCACACCTGATGTAGTTAGCTTTAATACTCTGATCAATTGGTAttgcaagaataaaaaaattgatgaagccTTGAATCTTTATGAGGAAATGACTTCAGGGGGAGTTAGGCCAGATGTTGTTACTTATAGTACCTTGCTATCTGGGTTTTTTATGAACGGTAATGTCGGACATGCAAAAAAGCTATTTGGTAAGATGCAACTTAGTAATTTGCCTCCCGATTTATTTACGTATAATATTCTTATTGATGGGTATTGCAAAAATGGTTGTGTTTTGGAGGCTGTTGAACTGTTCCATACTTTAATAAATCGAAACATTCAACCTAACATCACAACTTTCAATTGTCTCATTAATGGGTTGTGCAAAACAGGGAGACTCAATATTGCTTGGGAAATGTTCA ATGGATTTTGTAAGGAAGGAAAGTTAGAAATGGCAAGTAAATGGTTCTCAGATACGGAGCAAAATGGTGTTGCGCCAGATTTGGTCACTTTCAAAACGCTTATGTCTGGATTCTTGCAGAATAATGAGACTTTTAAAGTGGCGGAacttcttcacaaaatgaaagagagaaatgtgaaaCCAGATGCATCCATAGGTTCAATAATATTAGATTTACTGGGAAAGCATGAAGATTATCGTGAA gaAAATACTGACGAAGATGCTCTTAAGGTTGTAGATGGTTTAGCACCTAAGGCCACTGATCAAAATGATGCTATTGAGAAATG GAATCTTTATTTCTTTGGAAAGATGAATCCCCTTGATGAAGCCTCTAGTAAGAAGTTGGTGGTAGCTGATGCTAAGTTGAACTTCGATGATGATGCTGCTTTCCTGGTAGAAGGGTATCTCACTTGTGATCCATCACTAGAGGGTCCTTGA
- the LOC123230164 gene encoding GDSL esterase/lipase At1g71691-like: MAFSKQYSYSYCLLLVVVLMGRMTLGQDEDPIVGTDGGRRRSEMVPAMFIFGDSLIDNGNNNNLPSFAKANYYPYGIDFNGGPTGRFSNGYTMVDAIAVELGLPLIPAYSEASGDQVLHGINYASAAAGILDITGRNFVGRIPFSQQIRNFQNTLDQITGNLGATDLSKAIARSIFFVGMGSNDYLNNYLMPNYNTKNEYNAQQYADLLVEQYTRQLTSLYNLGARKFVLAGLGRMGCIPSILAQNQLGTCSEEVNQLVLPFNTNVKTMINNLNANLPGSKFIYIDIARMFEDLLVNYRSYGFSVIDRGCCGIGRNRGQITCLPFQTPCPNRDQYVFWDAFHPTEAVNILFGKKAFSGDLSNVYPMNIQQLANLDIGPN; the protein is encoded by the exons ATGGCTTTTTCGAAGCaatattcttattcttattGTCTATTATTGGTGGTGGTGTTGATGGGGAGAATGACTCTAGGGCAAGACGAGGATCCGATCGTCGGAACAGACGGAGGGAGGAGGAGATCGGAAATGGTGCCTGCCATGTTCATTTTTGGAGACTCCCTTATTGACAATGGCAATAACAATAATCTTCCTTCTTTCGCCAAGGCTAATTACTACCCTTATGGAATAGATTTTAATGGTGGTCCGACTGGTCGTTTTTCTAATGGCTACACCATGGTTGATGCCATTG CTGTGGAGCTAGGGCTTCCCTTGATCCCTGCATACTCTGAAGCTTCTGGGGATCAAGTTCTTCATGGAATCAACTATGCTTCTGCCGCCGCCGGCATCCTTGACATCACCGGAAGAAACTTC GTGGGTCGTATACCGTTTAGTCAACAAATAAGGAACTTCCAAAATACTCTGGATCAAATTACTGGTAATCTTGGGGCAACTGATTTGTCCAAGGCTATCGCAAGATCTATATTCTTTGTAGGGATGGGGAGCAATGACTACTTGAACAACTATCTCATGCCAAATTACAATACCAAGAATGAATATAATGCTCAACAATATGCTGATCTTTTGGTTGAACAATACACCCGGCAACTCACT AGCCTGTACAATCTGGGTGCTCGGAAATTTGTACTGGCTGGATTAGGAAGAATGGGCTGCATACCAAGCATCTTGGCTCAAAACCAGCTTGGTACCTGCTCAGAAGAAGTTAACCAGCTTGTTTTACCTTTCAATACAAATGTGAAGACGATGATCAACAATCTTAATGCCAATCTTCCCGGTTCAAAATTCATTTACATCGATATCGCTAGAATGTTTGAAGATCTGTTAGTCAACTACAGATCCTATG GGTTTAGTGTTATAGATCGAGGATGTTGTGGGATCGGGCGAAACAGAGGACAAATTACGTGTCTTCCATTCCAAACACCATGTCCAAACAGAGATCAGTATGTGTTTTGGGATGCATTTCATCCAACAGAAGCTGTCAACATTTTATTTGGAAAGAAGGCCTTCTCGGGCGACTTAAGCAACGTTTATCCCATGAACATACAGCAACTTGCCAATCTTGACATTGGACccaattaa
- the LOC123228743 gene encoding GDSL esterase/lipase At1g71691-like, whose translation MLRRENSSFDMSLKDEPEAESCEPEQSLVSRHELKRTVELGLPLIPAYSEASGDQVLHGVNYASAAASILDITGRNFVGRIPFSQQIRNFQNTLDQITGNLGAIDLSKAIVRSIFFVGMGSNDYLNNYLMPNYNTKNEYNAQQYADLLIEQYARQLTSLYNLGARKFVLAGLGRMGYMPSILAQNQLGTCSEEVNQLVLPFNTNVKTMINNLNANLPGSKFIYIDIARMFEDLLVNYISYGMHTLLLYLIFYHSIKLLIQIYVFLTSLNCFIHTGFSVIDRGCYGIGQNRGQITCLPFQTPCPNRDQYVFWDAFHPTKAVNILFGKKAFSGDLSNVYPMNIQQLVNLDIGPA comes from the exons ATGTTGAGAAGGGAGAACTCTAGTTTTGACATGAGCCTAAAAGACGAGCCCGAAGCCGAGTCATGTGAACCTGAGCAAAGTTTGGTTAGTAGACACGAACTCAAGAGAA CTGTGGAGCTAGGGCTTCCCTTGATCCCTGCATACTCTGAAGCTTCTGGGGATCAAGTTCTTCATGGAGTCAACTATGCTTCTGCCGCCGCCAGCATCCTTGACATCACCGGAAGAAACTTC GTGGGTCGTATACCGTTTAGTCAACAAATAAGGAACTTCCAAAATACTCTGGATCAAATTACTGGTAATCTTGGGGCAATTGATTTGTCCAAGGCTATCGTAAGATCTATATTCTTTGTAGGGATGGGGAGCAATGACTACTTGAACAACTATCTCATGCCAAATTACAATACCAAGAATGAATATAATGCTCAACAATATGCTGATCTTTTGATTGAACAATACGCCCGACAACTCACT AGCCTGTACAATCTGGGCGCTCGGAAATTTGTACTGGCTGGATTAGGAAGAATGGGCTACATGCCAAGCATCTTGGCTCAAAACCAGCTTGGTACCTGCTCAGAAGAAGTTAACCAGCTTGTTTTACCTTTCAATACAAATGTGAAGACGATGATCAACAATCTTAATGCCAATCTTCCCGGTTCAAAATTCATTTACATCGATATCGCTAGAATGTTTGAAGATCTGTTAGTCAATTACATATCCTATGGTATGCATACACTACTTCtatacttaatattttatcattcaataaaattat TGATACAAATTTACGTTTTCCTCACTAGTTTGAACTGTTTTATACACACAGGGTTTAGTGTTATAGATCGAGGATGTTATGGGATCGGGCAAAACAGAGGACAAATTACGTGTCTTCCATTCCAAACACCATGTCCAAACAGAGATCAGTATGTGTTTTGGGATGCATTTCATCCAACAAAAGCTGTCAACATTTTATTTGGAAAGAAGGCCTTCTCGGGCGACTTAAGCAACGTTTATCCCATGAACATACAGCAACTTGTCAATCTTGACATTGGACCTGCTTAA